TAGTTGAGCAATGCTGCAAGGTTGCTGAACGCAAAAACCCTGTTGCCCTTGAACAGTGACACAGGCAGCAGAGGATATGCCTGGCGGGATTCAAACATGACGAAACCCACAAGCCCGGCCACACCGGCAACCAGAGCGGCATACGCCCACACCCCGAAGTCGAGGTTGGAAGCACCCGCTATGAGTACCAGTATGGAAAATGCGTAGATGATGCTCCCCTTCCAGTCGAAGGGTTCCCTGACCACGTCACGCACTTCAGGACGCAGACGGAACGTGGTCAGCAGAAACGCGGCAAGGCCGAGCGGGACACAGAGCAGAAAGACGTAACGCCATCCGAGATGACTGACGATAACTCCGCCAATAAAGGGGCCGCACGACACGCCCGCATACACGCAGGAAACGGATATGCCGAGCGCCCTGCCCCGTACGCTGACGGGAAAGGCTTCCACTATCATGGCAACGGATGTGGCCATGACCATGGAGCCGCCCACGCCCTGCAGGAAGCGAAGCACGATTATGCTCTCGGCAGACCAGCCAGTGGCAAGAATGCCGCCCATGCAGGTAAAAAGTGCCAGACCAAGCTGAAATACACGGCGTCGGCCATACATATCCGCCAGCTTGCCCATGGAAAGCAGAAAAATGGAGGCAGACAGCACATATACCGTCTCCACCAGCCCCATTTGCGTTGCCGTTGCATGAAATTCCCTTCCCATGGTCGGCAGAGCAATACCCACCGCCGACATCATGAACGGCATGAGAAAATGCGCCACGCACACGACAAACAGCGTGGCCCTTTGTGATGAAACCTGATTTTCCACTCTTAATCACCATCTGCGGCTGTTTTGCTGACGAGCATATTCGTGATCATGCGATCAAGAAATTCGAGGGCCATCGGTCGTTCGCGTTCCGAGAAACCCGCGCCAAGGGCCTCAGTGAGCGCATTCAGATGACAGAAAAACTCTTCCCTGCGGACTCGTATATCTTCAGCCAGAAACACCAGTTTCTGCCTTTTGTTCTCCATATTAACGCGCCTGACAATGAGGCCACTCTGCTCCATGCGTGCAAGCTGCCGTGCCGTAACGCCCTTGTCTATGAACAGACGCGAGGCCAGAACTTCCTGCGGCACGCCCTCTTCATGAAACAGTTCTGCCAGAAAAGGCACCTGCCCCTGCTCTATGCCCATTTCGGACATCCGTTCCCGGATAAAACGGGCCACGAGCCTGTGCAATGTGCTTATGCGATAGCCGAACGATGTTCTTCTCGAATGCATGGACCCTCCATTGTTGCCAAGGCAACAGACAGCTATATTCGAGTCGCCTTCAAGTCAAGCCTCTTTCCCGCCGAGCCGACCGGCATCTTGAAGAGGCTGGTCTTTTATCCCGAAATTTGTATATGATACGTAGAAAGGACGCCGGAGAATCCGACGCACACGAATAACGGCGAAGAATGGAGCCATCCATGGAATTCAGCACAATTCTCGAACGCAGACGGGCCATCAATTTTTTCGATCCTTCGAAGGATGTCCCTCAACCTTTGCTTGAACAAATAATACAGGACGCCAGCCTCACACCTTCCAGCTACAACCTGCAGCCATGGAACCTGATTGCCCTGCGGGAGCTGGATGACAAAATGCGCCTGCGCAAGGTGGCCATGAACCAGCCCAAAGTCAGCGAAGCCCCTGTGGTGCTGATTGTTCTGGCCGATACGGGCGGCTGGGATAAGGGCCACCCCGCCGTTGAAAGGAACTTTGAAGAAATGCTCAAGGCGGGCAGCATCAAGCCCGAACGGCGCGACTGGTTTTACGGGGCCTGCGCCAAACTCTATGGCAAAAGCGCCGAGAGCCAGCTGGCCTTCGGCCTGAAGAATGCCGCCTTCTTCGCCATGTCGCTCATGTATGCCGCCGCCAATCTGGGCCTTGATACCCACCCCATGGACGGCTTCGACCACGACGGCGTGATGCGCGAATTCAATATTCCCGCGCGGTACCGCATACCACTGCTCATGGCTGTGGGGTATTTCAACGAAGAAGAGAAGAAGCCCGCTCCCAAATGGCGCAAATCTCCGGCAGACATTCTCGTACGATTCGATTAAGCGCCGCAAAACAAACGCCCCGTTCCGACAAGGAACGGGGCGTTAACATGTTCATGGCGTAGCTGAAAAAACTACTTCAGCCCTACCCTGTCGGCAATCTCAAGGCACATACCGGCTTTGTTCAGGGTATACAGATGAATGCCGGGGGCACCACCGTCGATCAACCTGCGAATCTGGTCAACCGCAAAGGCAAGACCGGCTTCCTTCACTGCGGCATCGCCGCCCTTGTCGTTGGCCTCTTCAAGCGCAAGGTACAACTTGCCCGGAATGTTGGCCCCGCACAACGTAAGGATACGGCGGACAGAGGCAAGGCTCTGAATTGGCAGAATACCGGGAAGTACAGGGGTGTTTACCCCCATGGCCCGCAACTGCTCAACAAAGCTGAAATATTCGCGAACATCAAAGAACAGCTGGGTAACGATGAATTCGCTGCCCGCGTCCACCTTCACCTTTGTAAAGGCAAGATCGTCGCGGAAGGTCTGCGATTCAGGATGTGCTGCGGGGTAGCCGGCTGCGCCTATACCAAAATCCGGACAGCAGGTACGGACAAAGGAAACAAGGTCCGAAGCATATTTGAATTCCTGATCATCCCAGCTGAAATCACCCGTACGGGGAGCATCGCCACGCAGCGCAAGAATGTTGTTCACACCCTCGGCGCGCAGGCGCTGCAGAAAATCGCGAATCTTTGCGCCGTCAGCACCTACACAGGTCAGGTGCGCCATAGGCTCTATGCCTATCACATTCTTGATATGCGCAGTAATTTCAAGCGTGTTGTCCTGCGTTGATCCGCCTGCGCCATAGGTTACCGAGGCAAACAGAGGGTTCAGTGCCTTGAGCCGCTCAACAGTACGGAAGAAGGCCGGCCAGTTCTCACGTTCCTTCGGCGGGAAGAACTCGAGAGAATAAAACGGGGTACTCCGGGCTTTGATAAGGTCTATGATCTTCAATGTTCTATCCTCGTAAGATTGCGGAGCTTGCGTTGCGAAACAGCGCGAAGAGGTGAGCATCCGGCTTCCTGAAAACTATTCGCTGTTTCACGATCGATGTCGAACCATATATCAGGAAATCTTGATACGTCAATATCTAATTATGTTGATTCCTGCAAATAGCATTTCCTCAAGCTGGACATTGAATGGACGGAGATGTACGTCTCAGAAAACGACCGCTGATTCTGCGGGGATATAAGCATTTCCCCGTTTGCGGGCTATTCCGGTATAACTCTGAAACAGGACGAGATATGTATATCTGGCAAGTTCTTCTTCTCCTTCTGGCTGCGACGGTTGCCACCTACGTTCACCTTCGCCCTCAATCGGGCTCCATGGTTGGCCATCTGCGCAAACTGATGATATGGTTCTTCCCTTACGCATTCATTACTGTAGGACTGTGCGCTCTGTTCCTTCAGGCCGCATGGGTTGCCGTGGTTTTTCTGCTCAGCGCAGCAGCGTGCTTCATCCTCTTCCTGAAGAAGGATCTGAGCTAACAAAGGTTGGCACAGAACGTCTCCCCCCAGCAAGGCACAAACGCATGATTATGGCCGGCAAGCGCAACACCACGGAAAACTCCCGGAAACACCTTTGCTCCTTCCTGAGCTGGTGTCTTCTGGTCTTTCTGCTGGTCGGCAGCACCGCCCACGCCGCCGAACCATGGATAGAGCTTGAACCCGGACTCAACCTGGCCTCTTTTCCGGCTTACATCCCGAGCGGTCCCGATGATGCTTATCTGCAGAAAGATGCCATCACCGTTCTACGCATTCAGCCGGACAAATTCGAATTCGTGCTGCTCACCAGTTCTGAAAAAGGCACTCAGCTCACCCCTGCCCAGTGGGCGGAGCACAATGGCCTCACGGCTGTGATCAACGCATCCATGTATCTGCCGGATAACCGCACCAGCACGGGCTACCTGCGCAACGGCGATCATATAAACAACGGCTATGTCAACAAACGCTTCGGTTCTTTCTTTGTGGCCTCGCCCGTGGAAAACGTTGCAGACAACACCACAAACAGCACCCTGCCGACCGGTTCACGTACAGCCCCACAAAGCAACGCAACACTGCAGACCAACAGCACTGCACAGCCCACGCCTCTGCCTCTTGCCGCCATACTGGACAAGCAGGCTGATGACTGGGAGCGCCTCATCAAGCATTATCGTATCGTCGTGCAGAACTTCCGCATGATCAATGCTGCCAGAGTCCCCCTGTGGCCGGAAGACGGAGATGCCTTTTCCATCGCCGCTGTTGCCATGAACGATACGCAGGACATTCTCTTCATCCACTGCCGCCCTCCGCTGACCGTGCGCCAACTGACGGACTCCCTGCTGGAACTTCCTCTCGGCATCGTGCGGGCCATGTATGTTGAAGGCGGGCCACAGGCCAGCCTGCATATCAGAACCGGGTCCATGCGCAAAACATGGTCCGGCAGACACGCAAGTGACTTCTGGAGCGGTGCGCAAACGGAATGGATGCTGCCCAACATCCTTGGTATACGCAGACGATAGGCCCTAACCTGCGTGCGAAGGTTGCCTTACCCGCCAAGAGGTATTAGGTTTCCCCCATCTGAACGAGACAGCCTGAGGAGTTTTTCATGCCTTTATATGATTTCATGTGCCGCGACTGCGGTGAGATATTCGAAGAGATTGCCAGCCCCGACTGTACCGGCGGAGAACCCTGCCCTTCCTGCGGCAGCAAGCAGACAGACCGCAGACTCAGCGCCCATTGCGCCATTCCCGGCTCCGGTGTGAACCGCCTTCCTTCCGGCCTGCTGCGTGGCGGCGGTGCAAAGATGGAAAAAGTTCCCATGCCCAAAAAGGCTATTCCCCAACGACCGAAGATGGGGGGATGCCCAAGTGCAGGCGGATGCCCCGGTGCCGGTGGCTGCAGCGCCAAGTAGATTTGAACCCAAAGGCCGGAAGCGTGATTCCGGCCTTTTTCATGCCCAAGCGCCTGTGCCGCACTCAATTGCAGACATAAAAAAGGCCGGAACAGTGTTCCGGCCTGATTTGTTGCAGTAGCCTTGCCCTACATGGCCTTGGACGTGGCCAGCAGGTATATTTCGTGCGGATCGAGAATCAGGATAACCGAGCCGTCTCCCATGATGGTGGCACCGGATATACCCTTCACGTCCCCAAGATATTCGCCAAGGGGCTTGATAACTATTTCCTGCCGCTCATGCAGCTTGTCCACCACTATGCCCAGCCTGCGCTGGTTGTCGTGGATAACCACAACGGAGAGAACCTCGGGCTGCTCATCCGGTTCCGGCAGTTCAAGAAGTTCTGCCATGCTCACAATACCGAGCACTTCGCCACGCAGGGTTACAGCCTTGCGTCCCTTCACATCCGTAAGGCGACGGGCCTCGATCTTGGTGGTCTCGGAAACGGCATCCAGCGGAATGGCGTAGTTTTCACCGGCCACATTGACCATCAGCGCATCAATAATTGCCAGAGTCAGCGGCAGAGACAGCGTGAACCGTGTGCCCTTGCCGACTTCTGAAGAGATGGTAACGCTGCCCTTCAGGTTCTTGATGTTGGTCCGGACAACGTCCATACCTACGCCACGACCTGAAATATCCGTAATCGTCTCGGCAGACGAGAAGCCCGGAGCGAAGATCAGTTCCATGGCTTCACGGTCATCAAGGTTCTTCGCCTCTTCAGGGGTGATGACCCCCTTGCGGATGGCGACTTCGCGCATCTTTTCAGGATCAATGCCCTTGCCATCGTCTTCGATTTCAATGGCCACCGAGTTGCCGCGGTGATAGGCACGCAGCCAGACCTTGCCCTTTGCGGGCTTGCCTGCGGCAATGCGCACATCTTCCGCCTCTACACCATGGTCCATGGCGTTACGGATGAGATGGACAAGCGGGTCGCCGATAACTTCAACCACGCTCTTGTCCAGTTCCGTTTCCTCGCCTTCCATGATCAGGTCCACTTCCTTGCCGCTCTTGCGGGAAAGGTCGCGCACAAGGCGCGGGAAGCGCGAAAACACGGAAGACACGGGCACCATGCGGACTTTCATGATGGTGTCCTGCAGGTCGTCGGAAATTCGGGCCATGGCATACGTGGTTTCAGTAAGGTTCTGCGCCACGTCGGCCACGTCCACATCCTGCCCGCTTTCAAGATGCCGTGCGAGCATGGTATAACGGTTCCGGTTGATGATGAGTTCGCCGATGAGGTTCATCAGGTGGTCGAGTTTCTCATGATCAACACGGATGGTTGATGAAGATTTACCCTTGCTCTGGTCCGCCCCTTGAGCCGGCTGATTCGAAGGAGGCGAAGCAGGAGCCGCAGGTTTGGCCGGTCCCGGCTTTGCAACCGGTGCAGCGGGCTTGGGCTGGGCTGCTGCTGGCTTGGGAGCCGGTGCAGCCGGTTTGGGAGCGGCCGGAGCCGCAGGCTTAGGCTGCGGCTTTGGTTCCGGTTTGGGTTCCGGCTTGGGTTCCGGCTTCTTTTCCTGCTGCGGAGCAGGCTTGGGAGCCGGAGCAGCCGCTTCGGCCTTGGGAGGCACGACAGCACCAACGGCCACAGGAGCACTAGTCATCCTGCTCTTGTCTATGCCCAGCTTGTCCAGTTCTTCGCCAAGCATATCGAACATGATTTCGATTTCCTGCGACAGAATGGGAAGCATAAGGCTGAAATCAAGATCGCTGTTGCGTGCGTTATCCACCAGCCCTGCCGTACGCCCTGCATGCACCTTGACGGCTTCAAAGCCCATATAGCCGCAGGAATTCTGCACAGTCGTGAGGCTGCGGAACAGCACGTCGATGTAATCCCGCTGTGATCCGTCCTTTTCCAACTCACTCATGGCCAGCTCAATGGCACCGTTCTGCTGTGAAGTGGTGGACAGGAAAAGTTCAATATCCTCTGCATCCAGCCCGCTTTCGCCTTCTCCGGCCACTTCGGGTTCCGGGGCGGTATCGGCAACAGGCGCAGGGGCCGCAGCCTCCTGCCTTCCTCTCACAGGAGCCGCAATAACACCTTCATTCACGGCCCTCTGCAGCACAGTCACGGCATCCGTGATAACAAGCGGGATCACGGTACCGGTAGCCGGATCAACCTTGGCCACCAGGCTCTCGATGATATCGACGACGAACAGCAGAAGGTCTATCAGCCCCTGTGTTACCGCAAGCTCTCCCTTGCGGGCGCGGTTCAGCAGGGTTTCGGCCTCATGCGTGATGCTGTTCAGCTCATTGAACCCGATAATGCCGCTGTTTCCTTTCAAGTTGTGGAAATAGCGGAAAATATCGTTAACCAGTTCTCCCGGTTCCAGAGGGTTCTTCTCCAGTTCCAGCAGGCCGCTGCTCAAACTCTCAGTCATCTCGCGCGCTTCTTCTATGAAATCACGGAGATGGCCTTCGCCGAAAGCGGTAAGCGCGTAGGGTGTGCCCTCTTCCATTTCAAGAGCCACACTGTCTACCGAAATGCCTTCCACAGCCGGAGAAGCTTCTTCAACTGCCGCCTTTTGGGCGGGAGCTTCAAGAACTGTAGGAGCAGGCGCAGGGTCACCTGCAAGCAACGCATCAAGCGTGTGGATGATGGATTCCGTCGCCACCTCTCCCTCGCCACCCTCGGTTTCCAGATTGTCTATCATCTGGCGCAGGGCGTCTGTAGCCGAAAGGATTACATCCATGATTTCGGCAGTTACGCTCATATCACCCTTGCGCAACTCGTCCATGATGTTCTCGGCCTTGTGCGCAAGGACGTTTATCTTATTCAACCCCAGAAAGCCGGAGGCCCCTTTGAGGGAATGCATGGGACGGAAAATTTCGTTGAGCAGGGATATGTTTCCCGGCTCTTTCTCAAGCTCAAGAAGGTTAGGCTCGATGGTTTCGAGATGCTCTTTCGCTTCAATAATAAAATCAGCAAATATTTCCGGATCCATGAAATCTTGACTCATGTCGCATCCTCAACGTTGGAGAGCCCTGCTATTAGCGAACAATAACCAACTGTTTTTTCAAACTCTTCACACCCATCGATCAAACATACAGTAAAAATGCCTGTTGTTGCGACAACATATCGGCATCTGAAGAAAAAAGCTTAGCCCAAAAGCATTTTTACGTTCTTGACCATCTTCTCGGGCTGCGCCGGCTTTACCATGTACAGGTTCGCGCCAAGGCTCATACCCATCTGAATATCCTTGTCCTGTCCTTCAGTGGAAAGCATGACAATGGGCAGATCCCTGTATGCATCCTGCTCCCGAACGGTCTTGATAAAGGTAAAACCATCCATACGGGGCATGTTCACGTCGGAAATGATAAGGTCGATACGGTCAGCGGAATAGAGCTTCTCAAGCCCGTCCAGTCCGTCTTCAGCCGTGGTCACCTTAAATCCTTCTTTTTTCATGATGAAGGCCACAAGGTTACGAACAGTCTTTGAATCGTCTACAATAAGAATATGCTTGCTCATTCCGGCCTCCTAAATCTGAAGCACGCTATCGACTATATGGTCAACCGAGATTATTCCTATCAGTTCATCCCCGGACTTCATAAGACCGGAAATGAAGTCTACATTCACGCCCAGATGCGA
This region of Desulfovibrio subterraneus genomic DNA includes:
- a CDS encoding nitroreductase family protein, translated to MEFSTILERRRAINFFDPSKDVPQPLLEQIIQDASLTPSSYNLQPWNLIALRELDDKMRLRKVAMNQPKVSEAPVVLIVLADTGGWDKGHPAVERNFEEMLKAGSIKPERRDWFYGACAKLYGKSAESQLAFGLKNAAFFAMSLMYAAANLGLDTHPMDGFDHDGVMREFNIPARYRIPLLMAVGYFNEEEKKPAPKWRKSPADILVRFD
- the metF gene encoding methylenetetrahydrofolate reductase [NAD(P)H] produces the protein MKIIDLIKARSTPFYSLEFFPPKERENWPAFFRTVERLKALNPLFASVTYGAGGSTQDNTLEITAHIKNVIGIEPMAHLTCVGADGAKIRDFLQRLRAEGVNNILALRGDAPRTGDFSWDDQEFKYASDLVSFVRTCCPDFGIGAAGYPAAHPESQTFRDDLAFTKVKVDAGSEFIVTQLFFDVREYFSFVEQLRAMGVNTPVLPGILPIQSLASVRRILTLCGANIPGKLYLALEEANDKGGDAAVKEAGLAFAVDQIRRLIDGGAPGIHLYTLNKAGMCLEIADRVGLK
- a CDS encoding phosphodiester glycosidase family protein: MIMAGKRNTTENSRKHLCSFLSWCLLVFLLVGSTAHAAEPWIELEPGLNLASFPAYIPSGPDDAYLQKDAITVLRIQPDKFEFVLLTSSEKGTQLTPAQWAEHNGLTAVINASMYLPDNRTSTGYLRNGDHINNGYVNKRFGSFFVASPVENVADNTTNSTLPTGSRTAPQSNATLQTNSTAQPTPLPLAAILDKQADDWERLIKHYRIVVQNFRMINAARVPLWPEDGDAFSIAAVAMNDTQDILFIHCRPPLTVRQLTDSLLELPLGIVRAMYVEGGPQASLHIRTGSMRKTWSGRHASDFWSGAQTEWMLPNILGIRRR
- a CDS encoding response regulator, translating into MSKHILIVDDSKTVRNLVAFIMKKEGFKVTTAEDGLDGLEKLYSADRIDLIISDVNMPRMDGFTFIKTVREQDAYRDLPIVMLSTEGQDKDIQMGMSLGANLYMVKPAQPEKMVKNVKMLLG
- a CDS encoding FmdB family zinc ribbon protein, translating into MPLYDFMCRDCGEIFEEIASPDCTGGEPCPSCGSKQTDRRLSAHCAIPGSGVNRLPSGLLRGGGAKMEKVPMPKKAIPQRPKMGGCPSAGGCPGAGGCSAK
- a CDS encoding chemotaxis protein CheA; translated protein: MSQDFMDPEIFADFIIEAKEHLETIEPNLLELEKEPGNISLLNEIFRPMHSLKGASGFLGLNKINVLAHKAENIMDELRKGDMSVTAEIMDVILSATDALRQMIDNLETEGGEGEVATESIIHTLDALLAGDPAPAPTVLEAPAQKAAVEEASPAVEGISVDSVALEMEEGTPYALTAFGEGHLRDFIEEAREMTESLSSGLLELEKNPLEPGELVNDIFRYFHNLKGNSGIIGFNELNSITHEAETLLNRARKGELAVTQGLIDLLLFVVDIIESLVAKVDPATGTVIPLVITDAVTVLQRAVNEGVIAAPVRGRQEAAAPAPVADTAPEPEVAGEGESGLDAEDIELFLSTTSQQNGAIELAMSELEKDGSQRDYIDVLFRSLTTVQNSCGYMGFEAVKVHAGRTAGLVDNARNSDLDFSLMLPILSQEIEIMFDMLGEELDKLGIDKSRMTSAPVAVGAVVPPKAEAAAPAPKPAPQQEKKPEPKPEPKPEPKPQPKPAAPAAPKPAAPAPKPAAAQPKPAAPVAKPGPAKPAAPASPPSNQPAQGADQSKGKSSSTIRVDHEKLDHLMNLIGELIINRNRYTMLARHLESGQDVDVADVAQNLTETTYAMARISDDLQDTIMKVRMVPVSSVFSRFPRLVRDLSRKSGKEVDLIMEGEETELDKSVVEVIGDPLVHLIRNAMDHGVEAEDVRIAAGKPAKGKVWLRAYHRGNSVAIEIEDDGKGIDPEKMREVAIRKGVITPEEAKNLDDREAMELIFAPGFSSAETITDISGRGVGMDVVRTNIKNLKGSVTISSEVGKGTRFTLSLPLTLAIIDALMVNVAGENYAIPLDAVSETTKIEARRLTDVKGRKAVTLRGEVLGIVSMAELLELPEPDEQPEVLSVVVIHDNQRRLGIVVDKLHERQEIVIKPLGEYLGDVKGISGATIMGDGSVILILDPHEIYLLATSKAM
- a CDS encoding MFS transporter: MENQVSSQRATLFVVCVAHFLMPFMMSAVGIALPTMGREFHATATQMGLVETVYVLSASIFLLSMGKLADMYGRRRVFQLGLALFTCMGGILATGWSAESIIVLRFLQGVGGSMVMATSVAMIVEAFPVSVRGRALGISVSCVYAGVSCGPFIGGVIVSHLGWRYVFLLCVPLGLAAFLLTTFRLRPEVRDVVREPFDWKGSIIYAFSILVLIAGASNLDFGVWAYAALVAGVAGLVGFVMFESRQAYPLLPVSLFKGNRVFAFSNLAALLNYAATFGVAFFVSLYLQYIKGMTPAEAGTVLMVQSLVQAGLSPFCGRLADRYPAANVATVGMSLCVGGLVIAASVNEATSIWVLYGMLALLGAGFALFSSPNTTVIMGSVESRYLGVASGLVASMRTLGMMTSMTIITVVFSILLGGHAISVETYPAFLKSMQLALGIFAGLCTLGVLCSLGRLGGPKAA
- a CDS encoding MarR family winged helix-turn-helix transcriptional regulator; amino-acid sequence: MHSRRTSFGYRISTLHRLVARFIRERMSEMGIEQGQVPFLAELFHEEGVPQEVLASRLFIDKGVTARQLARMEQSGLIVRRVNMENKRQKLVFLAEDIRVRREEFFCHLNALTEALGAGFSERERPMALEFLDRMITNMLVSKTAADGD